Proteins encoded by one window of Moorella humiferrea:
- the ilvB gene encoding biosynthetic-type acetolactate synthase large subunit codes for MLVAEVLVKIMESEGVEAAFGIPGASITPVYKYLARSKIKHYTARHEEGAAHAADGYTRASGKIACCLTTSGPGATNLVTGLYNAQIDSVPMVAITGQNTRSQLGKEAFQCVDIVSTVRPYVKGAWCVTEPARAPGIFREAFRLARSGRPGPVLIDLPLDVQTTDIPYDPDLDAPLTWDKPRSNPKQIEKAVEMILAARSPIILAGGGVIAAGATKELLDFADYLSLPVVTTYMGKGSIPPDHPLYCGQVGIQCNTPFGNKAFLESDLVLGIGCRFNDRHTGNLDVYTRGRKFIHIDIEPTQIGRVVSPDLGIVADAKQALAALLEAAKVKTGKRAPQGWVAGIPELREKYERRLQFDDIPIKPQRVFHEINELLGKDTIFTAGCGVVQIWSGQFQKIWRPRYYLPSGGAGTLGYEIPAAVGAKIANPDARVCAIVGDGGFTFQGETLAMACQYDVPIIVVIVNNGYLGLIRQNQAQNYGYEYAVDLWYGEGKIDFVQVAAGYGAKGERVTRPEEIRPALERAMNAGVPYVLDIVVERTTLCSMGTSIDAIQEYEQ; via the coding sequence GTGCTTGTGGCCGAAGTTCTAGTGAAAATAATGGAAAGCGAAGGCGTGGAGGCTGCGTTTGGGATACCGGGTGCCAGCATTACGCCGGTGTATAAGTACTTAGCCCGCTCGAAAATAAAGCATTACACCGCCAGGCACGAAGAGGGGGCGGCCCATGCCGCCGACGGCTATACCAGGGCCAGCGGGAAGATCGCCTGCTGTCTTACCACTTCGGGCCCCGGGGCGACCAACCTGGTTACCGGGCTGTACAACGCCCAGATAGATTCTGTACCCATGGTGGCGATTACCGGCCAGAATACCCGTTCCCAACTCGGTAAGGAAGCCTTCCAGTGCGTGGACATTGTAAGTACGGTACGGCCCTATGTTAAAGGCGCATGGTGTGTGACCGAACCGGCCCGGGCACCAGGTATTTTCAGGGAGGCCTTCCGCCTGGCCAGGTCGGGCAGGCCGGGTCCGGTTCTTATCGACCTACCCCTGGATGTCCAGACGACCGATATACCTTACGATCCGGATCTGGATGCTCCATTGACCTGGGATAAACCCCGGTCCAATCCCAAACAGATTGAAAAAGCGGTAGAAATGATTTTGGCCGCCCGATCCCCCATTATCCTTGCCGGTGGCGGGGTGATCGCTGCCGGGGCCACTAAAGAGCTCCTAGACTTTGCCGACTACCTTTCCTTACCGGTGGTGACAACCTATATGGGCAAGGGCAGCATACCCCCGGATCACCCCCTTTACTGCGGCCAGGTAGGTATACAGTGCAATACACCCTTCGGTAACAAAGCCTTTCTAGAATCCGATCTGGTTTTGGGCATCGGCTGCAGGTTCAATGACCGGCATACAGGTAACTTGGATGTCTACACCCGGGGGCGAAAGTTTATCCATATCGATATCGAACCAACCCAGATAGGGCGCGTCGTCAGCCCCGACCTGGGCATAGTCGCCGATGCCAAGCAGGCCCTGGCGGCGCTGCTGGAGGCCGCCAAGGTGAAGACCGGAAAAAGGGCGCCCCAGGGCTGGGTGGCCGGGATACCGGAGCTCCGGGAAAAATACGAGCGGCGTTTGCAATTCGATGATATTCCCATAAAGCCCCAGCGGGTGTTTCATGAAATAAACGAATTGCTGGGCAAGGACACTATTTTCACGGCCGGCTGCGGCGTCGTCCAGATCTGGTCGGGGCAGTTCCAGAAGATATGGCGGCCCAGGTACTATCTTCCCTCGGGGGGAGCGGGGACGCTGGGTTATGAAATCCCGGCGGCTGTAGGTGCCAAAATAGCCAATCCCGACGCTCGGGTTTGCGCCATCGTAGGCGACGGTGGTTTTACCTTTCAGGGCGAAACCCTGGCCATGGCCTGCCAGTACGATGTGCCAATTATCGTCGTCATAGTGAACAACGGCTACCTGGGCCTTATCCGTCAGAATCAGGCCCAGAACTACGGCTATGAATATGCCGTCGACCTGTGGTACGGTGAGGGGAAAATAGATTTTGTCCAGGTGGCCGCAGGTTACGGGGCCAAAGGCGAAAGGGTAACGCGGCCGGAGGAAATAAGACCGGCCCTGGAAAGGGCGATGAACGCCGGGGTACCATACGTCCTTGACATAGTAGTAGAGAGGACGACCCTTTGCTCCATGGGTACCAGTATTGACGCCATTCAAGAATACGAACAATAA
- the garR gene encoding 2-hydroxy-3-oxopropionate reductase: MGKIGFIGLGIMGKPMSKNLIKAGYQLVVYDIVKEAVAEVVAAGAEPAGSPREVAARCDKFITMLPNSPHVKEVVLGDNGIIEGAQQGSILIDMSSIDPMVTREIAAKLKEKGIRMLDAPVSGGEPKAIDGTLSIMVGGRQEDFDECYDILKAMGASVVRVGDIGAGNVTKLANQIIVALNIAAMSEALVLATKAGVEPELVYQAIRGGLAGSAVLDAKAPLVMARKFNPGFRINLHIKDLANALAAGHEVGVPLPLTATVMEILQALKVDGLGDADHGAIIRFYEKLAQVECQASSTTRPSR, from the coding sequence ATGGGTAAAATCGGTTTTATCGGACTTGGTATAATGGGGAAACCGATGAGCAAAAACCTTATCAAGGCAGGCTACCAGTTAGTTGTATATGATATCGTCAAAGAGGCGGTTGCGGAAGTAGTTGCAGCCGGAGCGGAACCCGCCGGTTCTCCCCGCGAGGTGGCTGCACGCTGCGACAAATTTATTACCATGCTCCCCAATTCCCCTCATGTAAAGGAAGTGGTCCTGGGAGACAACGGGATAATCGAAGGCGCACAGCAGGGTTCCATCCTTATTGATATGAGCTCCATAGACCCCATGGTTACCAGGGAAATTGCCGCCAAATTAAAGGAAAAAGGCATAAGGATGCTCGATGCCCCGGTCAGCGGAGGGGAGCCGAAGGCCATAGACGGAACCCTGTCGATTATGGTGGGAGGGCGGCAGGAAGACTTTGATGAATGCTATGATATTTTAAAGGCCATGGGGGCCTCGGTGGTGCGGGTCGGCGACATCGGCGCCGGCAATGTTACCAAACTGGCGAACCAAATTATCGTCGCCCTGAATATCGCCGCCATGTCCGAGGCCCTGGTCCTGGCCACCAAAGCCGGCGTCGAGCCGGAACTCGTCTACCAGGCCATCCGCGGCGGGCTGGCCGGGAGTGCGGTCCTTGACGCCAAAGCCCCCCTAGTAATGGCCAGAAAGTTTAATCCCGGTTTCCGCATCAACCTGCACATCAAAGACCTGGCCAACGCCCTGGCTGCCGGCCATGAGGTGGGAGTACCCCTGCCCCTGACCGCGACAGTCATGGAAATCCTCCAGGCCCTCAAGGTTGACGGCCTGGGCGACGCCGACCATGGTGCCATCATCCGCTTCTATGAGAAGCTGGCTCAGGTAGAGTGTCAAGCTAGTTCCACCACACGGCCGTCGAGATAA
- a CDS encoding carbonic anhydrase yields MASCQACVLTCMDFRIQTAVANWLRDKGLLGQYDYLSLPGASRNFLEEGKINLVEDSYRLHQIKEVYLIHHEDCGAYNLGDLPVAEQLARQRPDMEAAARILKERHPELKVHLAFLYLDGRVVELA; encoded by the coding sequence TGCCAGGCTTGTGTATTGACCTGTATGGATTTCCGCATCCAGACCGCCGTTGCCAATTGGTTGCGGGACAAAGGGTTGCTCGGGCAGTACGATTATTTATCCCTTCCCGGCGCCAGCCGCAATTTCCTTGAAGAAGGGAAAATAAACCTGGTGGAAGATTCTTACCGGCTCCATCAAATTAAAGAAGTATACTTAATCCACCACGAGGACTGCGGCGCTTACAACTTAGGGGACCTTCCCGTTGCGGAACAGCTGGCCCGCCAGCGCCCGGATATGGAAGCGGCCGCCAGGATATTAAAAGAACGCCACCCGGAACTTAAAGTACATCTGGCCTTCCTTTATCTCGACGGCCGTGTGGTGGAACTAGCTTGA